The following are encoded together in the Methylomonas methanica MC09 genome:
- a CDS encoding sensor histidine kinase: MPPNQVDTIYPCPFSKGYGIPARQAWLLLKIFFIYRFISASLFVMLFFFRFGPMGLGAHDAQLYQFTSLGYLGISLLNAPFIFRRLASYTKLSQWFIFTDIVFITVLMHASGGVTSGVGGLLAISIAAAGLLIGGRCALLFAALASLAILAEQVYDMQTHAFNLSSLNYSGLLGITFFAIALISLILAQRVEQSASLAQRHAQTIVRLEELNRYIIQHLQSGIMIVDERQFIVLSNYSALRLLGISESPTHLADVSGMLQQAFLLWNESPEQDFAIIQLDDGEEIQVRFSLLTVENECLHMLLFEDISLHNQRLQQSKLASLGRLTASIAHEIRNPLSAISHASQLLSEAAELTPEDLRLTRIIQTHCQRVNNIIEDILKLSRRNPSQKQKIMLDRWLPAYVQERNLEIAEHEQAFKLSFKQTELNAFIDPGHLKQILDNLCANALKYGEPESGSIILEADRENDQPCIRVIDNGPGIDHDGLQHLFEPFFTTSRQGTGLGLYISKELAELNQAELSYAKYRNKSCFSLLLANADHVVIEI, encoded by the coding sequence ATGCCGCCCAATCAAGTCGACACTATTTATCCTTGCCCGTTTTCCAAAGGATACGGTATTCCCGCCCGCCAAGCCTGGTTGTTGTTGAAGATATTTTTCATCTATCGCTTCATCAGCGCCAGTTTGTTTGTGATGTTGTTTTTCTTTCGCTTCGGTCCCATGGGCTTGGGGGCGCATGATGCGCAATTGTATCAGTTCACCAGCCTGGGTTATCTAGGGATTTCGCTATTAAACGCGCCGTTTATTTTCAGGCGGCTGGCGAGCTATACCAAGCTATCCCAGTGGTTTATTTTTACCGACATCGTCTTTATAACCGTATTAATGCACGCCAGCGGCGGCGTGACCAGCGGTGTCGGCGGTTTATTGGCCATTTCCATCGCAGCGGCCGGATTATTGATCGGCGGCCGCTGTGCCTTGTTGTTTGCCGCCTTGGCCAGTCTGGCGATATTGGCCGAGCAAGTCTACGACATGCAAACCCATGCCTTTAATTTAAGTTCGCTCAATTATTCCGGTTTGCTGGGTATCACGTTTTTTGCAATTGCCTTGATTTCGTTGATCTTGGCGCAGCGGGTCGAGCAATCGGCCAGTCTGGCGCAGCGGCACGCGCAAACCATAGTGCGGTTGGAGGAATTGAACCGCTACATCATTCAGCATCTGCAATCGGGCATCATGATTGTGGATGAGCGGCAATTCATCGTCTTGAGTAATTACTCGGCCTTGCGGCTATTGGGGATCAGCGAATCGCCCACTCACCTGGCGGATGTGTCCGGCATGCTGCAGCAAGCTTTTTTATTGTGGAACGAAAGTCCGGAACAGGATTTTGCCATTATCCAGTTGGACGATGGCGAGGAAATCCAGGTGCGCTTTTCCTTGTTGACGGTGGAAAACGAGTGTTTGCACATGTTGCTGTTCGAAGATATCAGCTTGCACAATCAACGCTTGCAACAAAGCAAGTTGGCCTCGCTGGGCAGATTAACGGCGAGTATCGCTCATGAAATCCGTAACCCGTTGAGCGCTATCAGTCACGCAAGTCAGCTGCTGTCCGAGGCGGCCGAGTTAACGCCGGAGGATTTGCGTCTGACCCGTATCATTCAAACCCATTGCCAACGCGTCAATAATATTATCGAGGATATCCTGAAACTGTCCCGGCGCAATCCTTCGCAGAAGCAAAAAATCATGCTGGATCGATGGCTGCCCGCCTACGTGCAGGAACGGAACCTCGAAATAGCCGAGCATGAACAGGCCTTTAAGTTGTCGTTCAAACAGACCGAGCTCAACGCTTTTATCGATCCGGGGCACCTAAAGCAGATTCTGGATAATCTCTGCGCCAATGCGCTGAAATACGGCGAGCCGGAGTCAGGTTCGATTATCCTGGAAGCCGACAGGGAGAACGATCAACCCTGCATACGGGTGATCGATAACGGGCCCGGTATCGATCACGACGGTTTGCAGCATTTATTCGAACCGTTTTTCACGACCTCCAGGCAGGGGACGGGGCTGGGGCTTTATATTTCAAAAGAGCTGGCCGAACTCAATCAAGCAGAATTAAGCTATGCTAAATACCGGAATAAATCTTGTTTTAGCTTGTTACTGGCCAATGCCGATCACGTTGTAATCGAAATCTGA
- a CDS encoding sigma-54-dependent transcriptional regulator: MNMPVTLVVDDEPDIRELLDITLSRMNIRACCVETIKEARQLLDSQHFDLCLTDMRLPDGDGLSLVEYIQESGLQLPVAVITAHGSMDIAVSAMKKGAFDFLSKPVDLAALRQLVGNALQVSPNHSLEKDRRTRDTLLGESELMCEIRSKIQKVARNQAPIYISGESGSGKELVAKLIHQQGPRADKSFVAINCGAIPHELMESEFFGHKKGSFSGAIADKQGLFQAADGGTLFLDEVADLPLSLQVKLLRAIQEKKIRPVGEQHEVSVDVRLLSATHKDLAKMVQEGSFRQDLYYRINVIELSLPPLRVRAADIVQIAEHLLERLAKANQVPVPQFSRQALIALQQYSFPGNVRELENILERALALHEGDKIDVDDLNLQMTCDEAAKPHGDYNAEQMSLENYLEDVEKKALTAALEENRWNKTAAAKQLGMTFRSFRYRLKKLGLE, from the coding sequence ATGAATATGCCCGTTACTCTTGTTGTCGACGACGAACCCGATATCAGGGAGCTGTTGGATATTACCTTAAGTCGCATGAATATCCGCGCCTGTTGCGTTGAAACCATTAAGGAAGCGCGGCAGCTTTTGGATAGCCAGCATTTTGATTTGTGTCTGACCGATATGCGTCTGCCCGACGGCGACGGCTTGAGTTTAGTCGAGTATATTCAAGAGTCCGGCTTGCAGTTGCCGGTGGCCGTGATTACCGCCCATGGCAGTATGGATATTGCCGTCAGCGCCATGAAGAAAGGCGCCTTCGACTTTTTGAGCAAACCCGTGGATTTAGCCGCTTTGCGGCAATTGGTCGGCAATGCCCTGCAGGTCTCGCCCAATCATTCCCTGGAAAAAGATCGCCGGACCCGCGATACCTTGTTGGGCGAATCGGAGTTGATGTGCGAGATTCGCTCCAAGATTCAAAAGGTGGCGCGTAATCAGGCGCCAATTTATATCAGCGGCGAATCCGGTTCCGGCAAGGAGTTGGTCGCCAAATTGATCCATCAGCAAGGCCCGCGCGCCGATAAGTCGTTTGTAGCGATCAACTGCGGAGCCATACCTCACGAGTTGATGGAAAGCGAGTTTTTCGGACATAAAAAAGGCAGTTTCAGCGGTGCCATTGCCGATAAACAAGGCTTGTTTCAGGCGGCGGACGGCGGTACGTTGTTTCTGGACGAGGTGGCGGACCTGCCGTTGAGTTTACAGGTCAAGCTGCTACGAGCCATTCAGGAAAAGAAAATCCGCCCCGTGGGCGAGCAGCATGAAGTTTCCGTGGATGTACGTTTATTGAGCGCCACCCATAAGGATTTGGCGAAAATGGTGCAGGAAGGCAGTTTTAGACAGGACTTGTATTATCGCATTAACGTTATTGAGTTGAGTTTGCCGCCGTTACGCGTCAGAGCGGCTGATATCGTGCAAATAGCCGAACATTTACTGGAGCGTTTGGCGAAAGCAAACCAAGTGCCGGTGCCGCAATTTAGTAGGCAAGCGTTAATCGCTTTACAGCAGTATAGTTTTCCGGGAAATGTCAGGGAGTTGGAGAATATCCTGGAACGCGCGTTGGCCTTGCATGAGGGCGATAAGATCGATGTTGACGATTTAAACTTGCAAATGACGTGTGACGAAGCCGCAAAACCGCATGGCGATTACAACGCGGAACAAATGTCGTTGGAAAATTATTTGGAGGATGTCGAGAAAAAAGCCCTGACGGCTGCCTTGGAAGAAAATCGTTGGAATAAAACCGCCGCCGCCAAACAATTGGGCATGACATTCAGATCTTTTCGTTATCGATTGAAAAAACTGGGGCTGGAATAA
- a CDS encoding EAL domain-containing protein, whose protein sequence is MTVCDPIKEKIIIVAEHDSVSANQIALTLQENGFSDVRHASRGEQIYDILRPFHDRPEKIGLIILNDALPNCQSLEMSQSLSCATDGSVIPFVILRSEANQAQTDTGQCLIYQIDSPADPRILMLAIHFLMQLKRERTLRQQQEEQLINELASKSVIEAKLKFLAAHDELTGLVNRNTFERQLRLIMNLSNKLKKEGALLFIDVDRFSLINELEGFDVGDRLLVELTILVRKLVPASSLFARIGADEFCLFLENKTKKQAHIIAETIRTTVENFRFFTGEICYSASVSIGITSLDNASPAQHPGEMILHSRQACNFAKINGRDKVKVYNQDDVAIKERRRDIYWVPIIRKALRESDFFLMFQPVVQLNNGDISHYEVLIRMRGEDGKTITPDQFIPVAERMGLIHAIDLWVVENAIDFLATLPSYMSRISLAINLSGSAFQYPDLLQTIREKLELTWVDAGRLTFEITETAAVDNFERTRDMINKIRDLGCKFALDDFGAGFCSFNYLKTFPVDYVKIDGQFIRHLEHNETDRILVKSMVEIAGKLGKQTIAEFVETPNIALRLKDIGVNLGQGYAFGRPERNLLDGHQVSLAIILNSNSPEVSNGEMRKNDIF, encoded by the coding sequence ATGACTGTTTGCGACCCAATTAAAGAAAAGATCATTATTGTGGCCGAACACGACAGTGTTTCCGCTAATCAAATTGCTTTAACGTTACAGGAAAACGGCTTTTCAGACGTTCGTCATGCCAGCCGTGGCGAGCAAATCTATGACATCCTGCGGCCGTTTCATGACCGGCCCGAAAAGATCGGCCTGATTATTCTGAACGACGCTCTGCCCAATTGCCAATCGTTAGAGATGAGCCAAAGCCTGTCCTGCGCCACAGATGGGTCGGTAATTCCTTTTGTGATTTTGAGGTCGGAAGCAAATCAAGCTCAAACCGACACCGGGCAGTGCCTGATTTATCAAATAGACTCGCCCGCCGATCCGCGGATTTTAATGCTGGCTATTCATTTTTTGATGCAGCTTAAGCGGGAGCGCACTTTGCGCCAGCAACAGGAAGAACAGCTGATCAACGAACTGGCGTCGAAAAGCGTGATAGAAGCCAAATTGAAATTTCTGGCCGCTCACGACGAATTAACCGGTTTGGTCAATCGCAATACTTTTGAACGCCAGCTGCGCTTGATCATGAATCTGAGCAACAAACTGAAAAAAGAAGGGGCTTTGCTATTCATAGACGTCGACCGGTTTAGTTTAATCAACGAATTGGAAGGTTTCGACGTCGGCGACCGCCTGCTGGTTGAACTGACTATTCTGGTGCGCAAACTGGTACCCGCCAGCAGTCTGTTCGCACGCATCGGCGCGGACGAATTCTGTCTGTTTTTAGAAAACAAAACCAAAAAACAAGCGCATATCATCGCGGAAACCATCCGCACCACGGTGGAAAATTTCCGGTTTTTTACCGGCGAAATCTGTTACAGCGCCAGCGTTTCAATCGGTATTACCTCGCTGGATAATGCCTCCCCGGCCCAACATCCCGGCGAAATGATTTTGCACAGCCGCCAAGCTTGCAATTTCGCCAAAATCAACGGCCGCGACAAAGTCAAGGTGTATAACCAGGATGATGTCGCCATCAAAGAGCGCCGCCGCGACATTTATTGGGTGCCCATCATCCGTAAAGCATTGCGGGAAAGCGATTTCTTTTTAATGTTTCAACCGGTCGTACAGTTGAACAACGGCGACATCTCCCATTACGAAGTGCTGATTCGAATGCGGGGCGAAGACGGCAAAACCATTACCCCCGACCAATTCATACCCGTTGCGGAGCGCATGGGTTTAATTCACGCCATCGATTTATGGGTGGTGGAGAATGCCATCGATTTTCTGGCCACGCTGCCCTCGTATATGTCCCGCATCTCCCTGGCCATCAACTTATCCGGCAGCGCTTTTCAATACCCCGATTTGCTGCAAACCATCCGCGAGAAACTGGAACTGACCTGGGTGGACGCCGGCCGCCTGACCTTTGAAATAACCGAAACCGCCGCCGTGGACAATTTTGAGCGTACTCGGGATATGATCAATAAAATCCGCGATTTGGGGTGCAAGTTTGCCCTGGATGATTTTGGCGCGGGTTTTTGCTCGTTTAATTATTTAAAGACTTTCCCTGTCGATTACGTAAAAATCGACGGCCAATTTATCCGCCACCTGGAACATAATGAAACCGATCGGATTTTGGTGAAATCCATGGTGGAAATAGCCGGCAAATTAGGTAAACAAACCATCGCGGAGTTTGTTGAAACGCCCAATATTGCTTTAAGACTAAAGGATATCGGCGTTAATCTCGGTCAGGGTTATGCCTTTGGCCGGCCGGAGCGAAATTTACTTGATGGTCATCAAGTATCATTGGCTATTATTTTAAATTCCAATAGTCCCGAAGTTTCAAATGGCGAGATGCGGAAAAACGATATTTTTTAA
- a CDS encoding HDOD domain-containing protein, whose amino-acid sequence MTIADLLKGDIKLASPPIVYLSLQKVVEDPTKTAKDAALVIESDAALAMRVLKIVNSAFYGFPAQISAISTAITLLGVRELQNLVLATVVIERFSDLPGQLFSVHDFWAKNLRCALIARELDVQMGKQFTDTAFLCGLVHDIGQLVLYRRIPTLAREVDLLVQSQPAEEMDQAAIEEQVFGFDHYALGAELCRLWKLPAMVVDSIRLHRYPDYVGNHAKIATLIRLADHFSRVDNPYDALEANGFELSPEKISLIMDKTHDEFENIFKLFFPAL is encoded by the coding sequence TTGACAATTGCTGATTTGTTAAAAGGCGATATCAAACTCGCTTCCCCTCCTATTGTCTATTTGTCCTTGCAAAAAGTCGTCGAGGATCCAACCAAAACCGCAAAGGATGCCGCGCTTGTAATCGAAAGCGATGCGGCTTTGGCCATGCGCGTACTCAAGATCGTCAATAGCGCCTTTTACGGCTTTCCAGCGCAGATAAGTGCCATATCTACCGCCATTACGTTGCTCGGGGTGCGCGAGTTACAAAACTTGGTGTTGGCAACCGTGGTTATCGAGCGCTTTTCCGACTTACCCGGACAGCTGTTTTCCGTGCATGACTTTTGGGCCAAAAACCTGCGTTGCGCTTTGATTGCCCGCGAACTGGACGTGCAAATGGGTAAACAGTTTACCGATACGGCATTTTTATGCGGTTTGGTTCATGACATCGGGCAATTGGTATTGTATCGGCGTATTCCCACGCTGGCCCGCGAAGTAGACTTGCTAGTGCAATCGCAGCCGGCCGAAGAGATGGATCAAGCCGCCATCGAAGAACAGGTCTTCGGTTTCGACCATTACGCCTTGGGCGCGGAACTTTGCCGATTATGGAAGTTACCTGCGATGGTTGTCGACTCGATCCGGTTACATAGATACCCCGATTACGTCGGGAATCATGCCAAAATTGCCACGCTGATTAGGCTTGCCGATCATTTTAGCCGCGTCGACAATCCATACGATGCGCTTGAAGCCAATGGCTTCGAGCTATCGCCCGAGAAGATCAGCCTGATTATGGATAAAACCCACGACGAATTCGAAAATATTTTTAAGTTGTTTTTCCCCGCCCTGTAA
- a CDS encoding OprO/OprP family phosphate-selective porin, with protein MKLTKLALAMASVIGAGLATEALALDLYVDTKTQQIFAEPGKGRVKLGSFEKVGEASAQQGNAELKAEIEQIKEDLALKNNELKALDEHMKVAEEVKVKMGKKGVEFESADKDFKFRMGGRIHADASYSSGDDNLVSGANHAEASDGTEIRRARIEMVGTFWKDWDFKSQWDFGDNKVTTKDMYIQYSGIKDFHITAGQQKQLFSRELYESSNDLMFMERSLMNSLAEATVDRAIGLSVATAHKDWTGAVGIYGETVTPTTDTSVDEGWGISSRWTFAPLNEKTHVVHLGISGNYRDPNQGNQVPEGGSKQAALTLASETSHMSNLKLINTGGIANVAAIKMVGLEANYLNGPFTVGGEYSKMWVDRKTASAGDSNLDFSAWYAEASYTLTGESRKYKKGKFYKLSPKQKFSLKNGTWGAWELAGRYSEADLNSADITGGQMSLLTVALNWYINDNVRFMADYNKTLDLSNSPITTVGGGDPNVDTFMLRGQLAF; from the coding sequence ATGAAGTTGACTAAACTGGCTTTGGCCATGGCCTCGGTAATAGGCGCGGGTCTCGCCACGGAAGCATTGGCTTTGGATTTATATGTCGATACCAAGACGCAGCAAATTTTTGCCGAGCCAGGCAAGGGCCGGGTTAAATTGGGTTCGTTTGAGAAAGTGGGTGAAGCTTCTGCGCAACAGGGCAATGCCGAGCTGAAAGCGGAAATAGAACAAATCAAGGAAGACTTGGCGCTGAAAAACAACGAATTGAAAGCGTTGGACGAGCACATGAAAGTGGCCGAGGAAGTGAAAGTCAAAATGGGCAAAAAAGGTGTCGAATTCGAATCCGCCGATAAAGACTTCAAATTCAGAATGGGTGGCCGTATTCATGCTGATGCATCATATTCCAGCGGTGACGACAATCTAGTCAGTGGCGCTAATCACGCCGAGGCCAGTGACGGTACTGAAATTCGCAGGGCTCGTATCGAAATGGTTGGCACCTTTTGGAAAGATTGGGATTTCAAAAGCCAGTGGGACTTCGGGGATAACAAGGTCACAACTAAAGATATGTATATCCAATACTCGGGCATCAAAGATTTTCACATTACCGCCGGTCAACAAAAACAATTGTTTAGTCGCGAATTGTATGAAAGCTCCAATGACTTGATGTTCATGGAGCGTTCATTGATGAATTCTTTGGCTGAGGCGACGGTGGACCGTGCGATTGGTTTGAGTGTTGCCACTGCCCACAAAGACTGGACCGGTGCGGTGGGTATCTATGGGGAAACTGTTACGCCAACCACTGATACATCAGTAGATGAGGGTTGGGGCATCAGTTCCCGTTGGACATTTGCGCCGCTTAACGAGAAGACGCATGTGGTTCATTTAGGTATCTCGGGTAATTATCGTGATCCTAACCAAGGTAATCAAGTTCCAGAGGGTGGTTCGAAGCAGGCTGCGCTGACTCTTGCATCGGAAACTTCACATATGTCTAACCTGAAGCTGATAAACACCGGCGGGATTGCAAACGTCGCCGCAATCAAAATGGTTGGCTTGGAGGCCAACTATTTAAATGGTCCTTTTACCGTGGGTGGCGAATACAGCAAAATGTGGGTTGATCGTAAAACTGCTTCAGCAGGCGATTCAAACTTGGATTTCAGCGCTTGGTATGCCGAGGCTTCTTATACGCTTACCGGCGAATCGCGTAAATACAAAAAAGGTAAGTTTTATAAATTGTCGCCCAAGCAAAAATTCAGTTTGAAAAACGGTACTTGGGGTGCTTGGGAGTTGGCGGGCCGTTATTCCGAAGCGGACCTGAACAGTGCGGATATCACGGGCGGTCAAATGTCCTTGTTGACGGTAGCATTGAATTGGTACATCAATGACAATGTCCGCTTCATGGCCGATTACAACAAAACGCTTGATTTGAGTAATTCGCCTATTACCACTGTAGGTGGTGGCGACCCTAATGTTGATACCTTCATGTTGCGGGGTCAGTTGGCATTCTAA
- a CDS encoding choice-of-anchor I domain-containing protein has product MSDSPVGEWHLKPECLYYSGYDKGTEIVSVQQRTLRAVLSNYKTGEADILDLSQPERLNRIRRLNLELKKGEELTSVAFHPTLDAFAAVIDAGESRGRLEIRDAGNGRLLDHVQVGYGPDAVVFSEDGSVLLVANEGEDFSFDKTDGEFFSADGSISIIRLNEKGRIKANANIEMADVSHREGFIIAEKGHYLEREIDWDGDGKISKQTDFDGNGKIDNKRVKLGHFEGAAVYGNEKKGEAKILIPITADSKTLLEPEYIALSPDAKRAYVTLQETNEVAEVDVENGKVLGYFNMGIAEHEADRKYDGWIDFNQSVMALREPDGIALTPDGRYFLTADEGDTDTDALDDEEPLQSGGRTMSVFDAKTGDFIADTGNQLDEITFTHGVYPDRRSNKKGAEPEGVVSFEMDGQPWAVVGMERADALVLISLSNPKQPKVVALGKIPGDETRAPEGLAHFKRGGEHYLLSANEMNGTVACFKIVRDKFTLEH; this is encoded by the coding sequence GTGTCTGATTCGCCGGTCGGCGAGTGGCACTTGAAACCCGAGTGCCTTTATTACTCCGGGTATGATAAAGGTACCGAGATTGTCAGTGTACAACAGCGCACATTGCGCGCAGTATTAAGTAATTACAAAACCGGCGAAGCGGATATTTTGGACTTGAGTCAACCGGAGAGGCTCAACCGCATTCGGCGGCTTAACCTGGAGCTGAAAAAAGGAGAGGAGCTCACGTCCGTCGCCTTTCATCCGACATTGGACGCGTTTGCCGCCGTCATTGATGCCGGTGAGTCGCGTGGCCGCTTGGAAATTCGCGACGCCGGCAACGGTAGGCTGCTGGACCATGTGCAAGTGGGATACGGACCGGATGCGGTGGTGTTTTCCGAGGACGGTTCGGTGTTACTGGTGGCCAACGAAGGCGAAGATTTTTCCTTCGACAAAACGGATGGCGAATTCTTTTCCGCTGACGGCAGTATCTCCATCATACGGCTGAATGAAAAAGGTCGCATTAAGGCTAATGCCAATATCGAAATGGCCGACGTTTCGCATCGGGAAGGTTTTATCATTGCGGAGAAAGGGCATTATCTGGAGCGGGAAATCGATTGGGACGGCGACGGTAAAATCAGTAAGCAAACCGACTTCGACGGCAACGGTAAAATCGATAATAAACGCGTCAAGTTAGGCCATTTCGAGGGGGCTGCCGTCTATGGCAATGAGAAAAAAGGCGAAGCGAAAATTCTGATCCCCATTACCGCGGATTCCAAAACCTTGTTGGAGCCCGAATACATCGCCTTGTCTCCGGATGCCAAACGCGCCTACGTCACCTTGCAGGAAACCAATGAAGTGGCTGAAGTGGATGTGGAAAATGGCAAGGTACTGGGGTATTTCAATATGGGTATTGCCGAGCACGAAGCCGACCGTAAATACGACGGTTGGATAGACTTCAATCAATCGGTCATGGCGCTGCGGGAACCCGACGGTATCGCATTGACCCCGGACGGTCGTTACTTTCTCACTGCAGATGAAGGCGATACCGACACCGATGCGTTGGACGATGAGGAACCGTTACAGAGCGGTGGCAGAACCATGAGCGTGTTTGACGCAAAAACCGGCGATTTTATTGCCGATACCGGTAATCAATTGGATGAAATTACCTTTACCCACGGGGTTTATCCCGATCGGCGCAGCAATAAAAAGGGCGCGGAGCCTGAGGGTGTGGTTTCGTTCGAAATGGACGGTCAGCCGTGGGCTGTCGTGGGTATGGAGCGGGCGGATGCGCTGGTATTGATTTCGTTAAGCAACCCCAAGCAACCTAAAGTGGTGGCATTGGGTAAAATTCCCGGGGATGAAACCCGTGCTCCGGAAGGGCTTGCTCATTTTAAGCGCGGCGGCGAGCATTATCTGTTGTCCGCCAACGAGATGAACGGCACGGTGGCCTGCTTTAAAATTGTCCGGGATAAGTTTACTCTGGAGCATTGA
- a CDS encoding lipopolysaccharide biosynthesis protein: MNPNFSVHPNHVNSLAMFGLSLSSYGLMYWVNIFLARHLKIGEFDDYSVAVSVVTLLSTLATLGLEKYALRMVSLNIEREKWGRLRNFLRFSVRIIVVFSVILLGTLSLTLEAILAWRHADFHIAIVIYAAFLPVIAISLFLIEIVTVYGFQVLAMFLYRLFLPVSFAALLFSLQGLGFAISATSAVICFGLAWCLTLLMLDFAQRFASPKPLRQAKPSSHNKRKWLGNALPLMLSSLMMTVLTSAGTIVLELLYPSEFQVGLFAVSMQTCSLISLIGTSTNRYYLPMLVVLVERQDATGVNQLLVKRLRLVALLTLFYLIVIGIYGTEILALFGPDFSEAYPALCICSAGAAINALFSDSPYYLQFMGQNRLVVGLMSLGAAGMVGLSFILGAMYGVTGVAIAYAVPAITLFSLFKFLARRHLKRYLSVNAPE; the protein is encoded by the coding sequence TTGAACCCCAACTTTTCCGTACACCCCAATCATGTCAACAGCTTGGCAATGTTTGGCCTAAGCCTGAGCAGTTATGGGTTGATGTATTGGGTCAATATATTTCTGGCCAGACACTTAAAGATCGGCGAATTCGACGATTACAGCGTTGCGGTATCGGTAGTAACCTTATTGTCCACGCTGGCTACCCTGGGTCTGGAAAAATATGCCTTGCGCATGGTGTCCCTCAATATTGAACGGGAAAAATGGGGGCGACTGCGTAACTTCCTGCGTTTTTCGGTGCGCATCATCGTGGTTTTCAGCGTGATTTTGCTGGGCACCTTGTCATTGACTCTGGAGGCTATATTAGCTTGGCGGCATGCCGATTTTCACATCGCCATCGTCATTTACGCGGCTTTCCTGCCGGTAATCGCAATCAGCTTGTTTTTGATTGAAATCGTCACCGTATACGGCTTCCAGGTACTGGCCATGTTTCTATACCGTTTGTTTCTCCCGGTATCATTCGCAGCGCTTCTGTTTAGTTTGCAAGGTTTGGGCTTTGCAATATCGGCCACGTCCGCCGTGATATGTTTCGGCTTGGCCTGGTGTCTGACCTTGCTGATGTTGGATTTCGCCCAGCGCTTCGCCAGCCCTAAACCCTTGCGGCAGGCAAAGCCCAGTTCGCACAACAAGCGCAAATGGCTTGGCAATGCTTTACCGCTCATGCTAAGCAGTTTGATGATGACCGTACTGACCAGCGCCGGCACCATTGTGCTGGAATTGCTTTACCCGTCCGAATTTCAAGTCGGCCTGTTTGCCGTCAGCATGCAAACCTGTTCGTTGATTTCCTTGATCGGCACCTCCACCAACCGCTATTACTTACCGATGCTGGTAGTACTGGTCGAAAGGCAAGATGCAACAGGTGTAAATCAATTGCTGGTCAAGCGTCTGCGGCTGGTAGCTCTGTTGACCTTGTTTTATCTGATCGTAATCGGCATTTACGGCACTGAAATCCTGGCATTATTCGGCCCCGATTTTTCCGAAGCGTATCCGGCCTTGTGCATCTGTTCAGCGGGCGCCGCGATTAACGCGCTATTTTCGGATTCGCCTTATTATCTGCAATTCATGGGACAAAACCGGCTGGTGGTTGGCCTGATGAGTTTGGGCGCAGCCGGTATGGTGGGTTTAAGCTTTATTCTCGGGGCAATGTACGGTGTCACCGGCGTCGCCATTGCCTACGCCGTACCGGCAATCACGCTGTTCAGCCTGTTTAAATTCCTGGCCCGGCGACATCTTAAGCGTTATTTGTCCGTCAATGCTCCAGAGTAA